Proteins encoded by one window of Arabidopsis thaliana chromosome 2, partial sequence:
- the GDU4 gene encoding glutamine dumper 4 (glutamine dumper 4 (GDU4); BEST Arabidopsis thaliana protein match is: glutamine dumper 1 (TAIR:AT4G31730.1); Has 161 Blast hits to 161 proteins in 13 species: Archae - 0; Bacteria - 0; Metazoa - 0; Fungi - 0; Plants - 161; Viruses - 0; Other Eukaryotes - 0 (source: NCBI BLink).), with product MRPLSIKPTSLDVARHATSVESFGNHRPPISPWHSPVPYLFGGLAAMLGLIAFALLILACSYWRLSTSGDDSGERVDEEKESRSGVKAASAACEEKVLVIMAGDDLPRFLATPAANKCMCGHEGRMVIFKEDGIGAGEEKMGDREKAKENEETTSQ from the coding sequence atgaggCCATTGAGCATTAAACCAACATCGTTAGATGTAGCTAGACATGCCACATCAGTAGAATCATTTGGGAATCACCGACCGCCGATATCGCCGTGGCACTCACCGGTGCCGTACCTATTCGGTGGTCTTGCGGCGATGTTAGGCCTCATAGCCTTCGCTTTACTTATCCTAGCCTGCTCTTACTGGCGCTTGTCAACCTCCGGTGATGACTCCGGCGAAAGAGTCGACGAGGAAAAAGAGAGTCGGTCTGGAGTGAAGGCGGCTAGCGCGGCGTGCGAGGAGAAGGTTCTTGTCATAATGGCCGGAGATGACTTGCCGAGGTTTCTGGCCACGCCGGCGGCGAACAAATGCATGTGCGGTCACGAGGGTAGAATGGTAATTTTCAAGGAGGATGGTATTGGTGCTGGAGAGGAGAAAATGGGAGACAGAGAGAAAgccaaagaaaatgaagaaacaacgAGTCAGtga
- the ARF3 gene encoding ADP-ribosylation factor 3 (ADP-ribosylation factor 3 (ARF3); FUNCTIONS IN: protein binding; INVOLVED IN: response to cadmium ion, N-terminal protein myristoylation; LOCATED IN: Golgi stack, plasma membrane, membrane; EXPRESSED IN: 25 plant structures; EXPRESSED DURING: 15 growth stages; CONTAINS InterPro DOMAIN/s: ADP-ribosylation factor (InterPro:IPR006688), Small GTP-binding protein (InterPro:IPR005225), Small GTPase SAR1-type (InterPro:IPR006687), ARF/SAR superfamily (InterPro:IPR006689); BEST Arabidopsis thaliana protein match is: ADP-ribosylation factor A1B (TAIR:AT5G14670.1); Has 11503 Blast hits to 11498 proteins in 430 species: Archae - 12; Bacteria - 8; Metazoa - 5738; Fungi - 1713; Plants - 1591; Viruses - 3; Other Eukaryotes - 2438 (source: NCBI BLink).), with protein sequence MGILFTRMFSSVFGNKEARILVLGLDNAGKTTILYRLQMGEVVSTIPTIGFNVETVQYNNIKFQVWDLGGQTSIRPYWRCYFPNTQAVIYVVDSSDTDRIGVAKEEFHAILEEDELKGAVVLIFANKQDLPGALDDAAVTEALELHKIKSRQWAIFKTCAVKGEGLFEGLDWLSNTLKSGSG encoded by the exons atgggaatCTTATTCACGCGGATGTTCTCTTCCGTCTTTGGTAACAAAGAAGCTCGAATCCTCGTCCTCGGTCTCGACAATGCTGGAAAAACCACAATCCTCT ATCGGCTTCAGATGGGGGAAGTTGTCTCTACGATTCCGA CTATTGGATTTAACGTTGAGACTGTGCAGTACAACAATATCAAGTTTCAGGTCTGGGATTTAG GTGGACAAACAAGCATCAG GCCATACTGGCGATGCTATTTCCCGAATACACAAGCAGTGATCTATGTTGTTGACTCGAGTGATACAGATAGAATCGGGGTGGCGAAAGAGGAGTTTCATGCAATTTTAGAG GAAGATGAATTGAAAGGTGCGGTGGTTCTGATATTTGCAAACAAGCAG GATCTTCCCGGTGCACTCGATGATGCGGCTGTTACAGAAGCCTTGGAGTTGCATAAGATAAAGAGTCGTCAATGGGCAATCTTCAAAACTTGTGCTGTGAAAGGCGAGGGACTTTTCGAGGGATTGGACTG GTTGAGTAATACATTGAAGTCGGGAAGTGGCTAA
- the ARF3 gene encoding ADP-ribosylation factor 3 (ADP-ribosylation factor 3 (ARF3); FUNCTIONS IN: protein binding; INVOLVED IN: N-terminal protein myristoylation; LOCATED IN: Golgi stack, plasma membrane, membrane; EXPRESSED IN: 25 plant structures; EXPRESSED DURING: 15 growth stages; CONTAINS InterPro DOMAIN/s: ADP-ribosylation factor (InterPro:IPR006688), ARF/SAR superfamily (InterPro:IPR006689); BEST Arabidopsis thaliana protein match is: ADP-ribosylation factor A1B (TAIR:AT5G14670.1); Has 9110 Blast hits to 9109 proteins in 393 species: Archae - 2; Bacteria - 4; Metazoa - 4531; Fungi - 1457; Plants - 1456; Viruses - 3; Other Eukaryotes - 1657 (source: NCBI BLink).), whose amino-acid sequence MGILFTRMFSSVFGNKEARILVLGLDNAGKTTILYRLQMGEVVSTIPTIGFNVETVQYNNIKFQVWDLGGQTSIRPYWRCYFPNTQAVIYVVDSSDTDRIGVAKEEFHAILEEDELKGAVVLIFANKQKPWSCIR is encoded by the exons atgggaatCTTATTCACGCGGATGTTCTCTTCCGTCTTTGGTAACAAAGAAGCTCGAATCCTCGTCCTCGGTCTCGACAATGCTGGAAAAACCACAATCCTCT ATCGGCTTCAGATGGGGGAAGTTGTCTCTACGATTCCGA CTATTGGATTTAACGTTGAGACTGTGCAGTACAACAATATCAAGTTTCAGGTCTGGGATTTAG GTGGACAAACAAGCATCAG GCCATACTGGCGATGCTATTTCCCGAATACACAAGCAGTGATCTATGTTGTTGACTCGAGTGATACAGATAGAATCGGGGTGGCGAAAGAGGAGTTTCATGCAATTTTAGAG GAAGATGAATTGAAAGGTGCGGTGGTTCTGATATTTGCAAACAAGCAG AAGCCTTGGAGTTGCATAAGATAA
- a CDS encoding uncharacterized protein (unknown protein; Has 2 Blast hits to 2 proteins in 1 species: Archae - 0; Bacteria - 0; Metazoa - 0; Fungi - 0; Plants - 2; Viruses - 0; Other Eukaryotes - 0 (source: NCBI BLink).) produces the protein MDIRNPDIRGLRIRMRILKLHIRRIRIRIQILQKTRISGSVAGLMLCTAFCL, from the coding sequence ATGGATATTCGAAATCCGGATATCCGAGGTTTACGGATCCGGATGCGGATCCTAAAACTACATATCCGCCGGATACGGATACGGATCCAGATACTCCAAAAAACCCGGATATCCGGATCCGTAGCAGGCCTAATGCTATGTACAGCCTTTTGTTTATGA
- the COL3 gene encoding CONSTANS-like 3 (CONSTANS-like 3 (COL3); CONTAINS InterPro DOMAIN/s: CCT domain (InterPro:IPR010402), Zinc finger, B-box (InterPro:IPR000315); BEST Arabidopsis thaliana protein match is: CONSTANS-like 4 (TAIR:AT5G24930.1); Has 3343 Blast hits to 2491 proteins in 138 species: Archae - 0; Bacteria - 0; Metazoa - 2; Fungi - 1; Plants - 3148; Viruses - 0; Other Eukaryotes - 192 (source: NCBI BLink).) has protein sequence MASSSRLCDSCKSTAATLFCRADAAFLCGDCDGKIHTANKLASRHERVWLCEVCEQAPAHVTCKADAAALCVTCDRDIHSANPLSRRHERVPITPFYDAVGPAKSASSSVNFVDEDGGDVTASWLLAKEGIEITNLFSDLDYPKIEVTSEENSSGNDGVVPVQNKLFLNEDYFNFDLSASKISQQGFNFINQTVSTRTIDVPLVPESGGVTAEMTNTETPAVQLSPAEREARVLRYREKRKNRKFEKTIRYASRKAYAEMRPRIKGRFAKRTDSRENDGGDVGVYGGFGVVPSF, from the exons ATGGCGTCGTCGTCAAGACTTTGCGATTCGTGCAAATCGACGGCAGCAACTCTATTCTGCCGCGCAGACGCCGCGTTTCTCTGCGGCGACTGCGACGGTAAGATCCACACAGCTAACAAACTCGCATCACGTCACGAACGAGTTTGGCTATGTGAAGTATGCGAACAAGCACCAGCACACGTCACGTGCAAAGCTGACGCCGCTGCGTTATGCGTCACGTGCGACCGTGATATCCACTCAGCTAATCCACTCTCTCGCCGCCACGAGCGCGTACCAATCACTCCTTTCTACGACGCTGTAGGTCCAGCAAAATCCGCTTCCTCCTCCGTCAATTTCGTAGATGAAGATGGCGGTGACGTCACTGCTTCGTGGCTTTTAGCTAAAGAAGGAATCGAAATCACTAATTTGTTCTCCGATCTTGATTATCCGAAGATTGAGGTAACGTCGGAGGAGAATAGCTCCGGTAACGACGGAGTTGTTCCTGTGCAGAATAAGTTGTTTCTTAACGAAGATTACTTCAATTTCGATCTCTCTGCTTCCAAAATTTCTCAACAAGGATTCAATTTCATCAACCAAACT GTTTCGACGAGAACGATAGATGTACCGTTGGTGCCTGAAAGTGGAGGAGTGACGGCGGAGATGACGAACACGGAGACGCCAGCTGTGCAGTTATCACCGGCGGAGAGGGAAGCAAGGGTTTTGAGGtatagagagaagaggaagaatcGGAAATTTGAGAAGACGATTAGGTATGCGTCGCGTAAAGCTTACGCTGAGATGAGGCCGAGAATCAAAGGACGTTTTGCTAAGAGAACAGATTCGAGAGAGAATGATGGTGGAGACGTCGGAGTTTATGGCGGATTCGGTGTTGTTCCGAGTTTCTGA
- the COL3 gene encoding CONSTANS-like 3 (CONSTANS-like 3 (COL3); CONTAINS InterPro DOMAIN/s: Zinc finger, B-box (InterPro:IPR000315); BEST Arabidopsis thaliana protein match is: CONSTANS-like 4 (TAIR:AT5G24930.1); Has 35333 Blast hits to 34131 proteins in 2444 species: Archae - 798; Bacteria - 22429; Metazoa - 974; Fungi - 991; Plants - 531; Viruses - 0; Other Eukaryotes - 9610 (source: NCBI BLink).): MASSSRLCDSCKSTAATLFCRADAAFLCGDCDGKIHTANKLASRHERVWLCEVCEQAPAHVTCKADAAALCVTCDRDIHSANPLSRRHERVPITPFYDAVGPAKSASSSVNFVDEDGGDVTASWLLAKEGIEITNLFSDLDYPKIEVTSEENSSGNDGVVPVQNKLFLNEDYFNFDLSASKISQQGFNFINQTVRISLYLLKLPWIWKIFRSRSESLDLI; the protein is encoded by the coding sequence ATGGCGTCGTCGTCAAGACTTTGCGATTCGTGCAAATCGACGGCAGCAACTCTATTCTGCCGCGCAGACGCCGCGTTTCTCTGCGGCGACTGCGACGGTAAGATCCACACAGCTAACAAACTCGCATCACGTCACGAACGAGTTTGGCTATGTGAAGTATGCGAACAAGCACCAGCACACGTCACGTGCAAAGCTGACGCCGCTGCGTTATGCGTCACGTGCGACCGTGATATCCACTCAGCTAATCCACTCTCTCGCCGCCACGAGCGCGTACCAATCACTCCTTTCTACGACGCTGTAGGTCCAGCAAAATCCGCTTCCTCCTCCGTCAATTTCGTAGATGAAGATGGCGGTGACGTCACTGCTTCGTGGCTTTTAGCTAAAGAAGGAATCGAAATCACTAATTTGTTCTCCGATCTTGATTATCCGAAGATTGAGGTAACGTCGGAGGAGAATAGCTCCGGTAACGACGGAGTTGTTCCTGTGCAGAATAAGTTGTTTCTTAACGAAGATTACTTCAATTTCGATCTCTCTGCTTCCAAAATTTCTCAACAAGGATTCAATTTCATCAACCAAACTGTAcgaatctctctctatcttcttaAGCTTCCATGGATCTGGAAAATTTTCAGATCTAGATCTGAAAGTTTGGATCTGATTTGA
- a CDS encoding Peroxidase superfamily protein (Peroxidase superfamily protein; FUNCTIONS IN: peroxidase activity, heme binding; INVOLVED IN: oxidation reduction, response to oxidative stress; LOCATED IN: endomembrane system; EXPRESSED IN: leaf whorl, sperm cell, sepal, flower; EXPRESSED DURING: petal differentiation and expansion stage; CONTAINS InterPro DOMAIN/s: Haem peroxidase (InterPro:IPR010255), Plant peroxidase (InterPro:IPR000823), Peroxidases heam-ligand binding site (InterPro:IPR019793), Haem peroxidase, plant/fungal/bacterial (InterPro:IPR002016); BEST Arabidopsis thaliana protein match is: Peroxidase superfamily protein (TAIR:AT4G31760.1); Has 4841 Blast hits to 4814 proteins in 324 species: Archae - 0; Bacteria - 4; Metazoa - 10; Fungi - 415; Plants - 4336; Viruses - 0; Other Eukaryotes - 76 (source: NCBI BLink).), whose amino-acid sequence MALQFFSCKPKYTFLSSLLLLLLLSSSVAELSFNFYAGSCPGAELIVRNTVRSASSSDPSVLGKLLRLIFHDCFVQGCDGSVLIRGNGTERSDPGNASLGGFAVIESVKNILEIFCPGTVSCADILVLAARDAVEALGGPVVPIPTGRRDGRVSMAANVRPNIIDTDFTVDKMINIFSSKGLSVHDLVVLSGAHTIGAAHCNTFNSRFKLDPKGNLELIDASLDNSYAQTLVNKCSSSLDPTTTVVDNDPETSSTFDNQYYKNLLAHKGLFQTDSALMEDDRTRKIVEILANDQESFFDRWTESFLKMSLMGVRVGEEGEIRRSCSAVN is encoded by the exons ATGGCGTTGCAGTTTTTTTCATGcaaaccaaaatatacattcctctcctctcttcttctacttttgcttctttcttcttcagtagCTGAGCTCTCTTTCAACTTCTACGCCGGTTCTTGTCCTGGAGCTGAGTTAATCGTCAGAAACACCGTTAgatctgcttcttcctctgatcCATCAGTCCTTGGGAAGCTCCTACGTCTCATCTTCCATGACTGCTTCGTCCAG GGTTGTGATGGCTCAGTGTTGATTCGAGGAAACGGTACAGAGCGAAGCGACCCTGGGAATGCGTCTCTAGGAGGATTCGCTGTGATAGAAAGCGTCAAAAATATCCTCGAAATCTTTTGTCCCGGCACAGTCTCTTGTGCTGATATACTTGTTCTTGCCGCAAGAGATGCAGTAGAAGCT CTCGGAGGACCGGTAGTTCCGATACCGACAGGGAGGAGAGACGGGAGAGTCTCAATGGCAGCAAATGTCAGACCAAACATCATAGATACCGATTTCACAGTTGATAAGATGATCAATATCTTTTCCTCTAAAGGCTTATCTGTTCATGATCTAGTTGTCCTCTCAG GAGCGCACACTATTGGAGCTGCGCATTGTAACACGTTCAACAGCAGGTTTAAGCTTGATCCAAAAGGCAACTTAGAACTAATAGACGCGTCTCTCGATAACTCCTATGCGCAAACACTTGTAAACAAGTGTTCATCGTCACTAGATCCAACGACCACGGTGGTTGATAACGATCCAGAGACATCGTCGACGTTCGATAATCAGTACTACAAGAATCTGTTGGCTCACAAGGGTTTGTTTCAAACGGATTCAGCTCTCATGGAAGATGATCGGACGAGGAAGATTGTTGAGATTCTTGCGAATGATCAGGAGAGTTTTTTCGATAGATGGACTGAGTCTTTTTTGAAGATGAGTTTGATGGGAGTGAGAGTTGGTGAAGAAGGTGAGATTAGACGTTCTTGTTCTGCTGTTAATTAA
- a CDS encoding Peroxidase superfamily protein has protein sequence MALQFFSCKPKYTFLSSLLLLLLLSSSVAELSFNFYAGSCPGAELIVRNTVRSASSSDPSVLGKLLRLIFHDCFVQGCDGSVLIRGNGTERSDPGNASLGGFAVIESVKNILEIFCPGTVSCADILVLAARDAVEALGGPVVPIPTGRRDGRVSMAANVRPNIIDTDFTVDKMINIFSSKGLSVHDLVVLSGTLSFLIFKKERSFFKTNLQFSIYYGSQERTLLELRIVTRSTAGLSLIQKAT, from the exons ATGGCGTTGCAGTTTTTTTCATGcaaaccaaaatatacattcctctcctctcttcttctacttttgcttctttcttcttcagtagCTGAGCTCTCTTTCAACTTCTACGCCGGTTCTTGTCCTGGAGCTGAGTTAATCGTCAGAAACACCGTTAgatctgcttcttcctctgatcCATCAGTCCTTGGGAAGCTCCTACGTCTCATCTTCCATGACTGCTTCGTCCAG GGTTGTGATGGCTCAGTGTTGATTCGAGGAAACGGTACAGAGCGAAGCGACCCTGGGAATGCGTCTCTAGGAGGATTCGCTGTGATAGAAAGCGTCAAAAATATCCTCGAAATCTTTTGTCCCGGCACAGTCTCTTGTGCTGATATACTTGTTCTTGCCGCAAGAGATGCAGTAGAAGCT CTCGGAGGACCGGTAGTTCCGATACCGACAGGGAGGAGAGACGGGAGAGTCTCAATGGCAGCAAATGTCAGACCAAACATCATAGATACCGATTTCACAGTTGATAAGATGATCAATATCTTTTCCTCTAAAGGCTTATCTGTTCATGATCTAGTTGTCCTCTCAGGTACGTTATCTTTCTTGATattcaagaaagagagatctttctttaaaacaaaccTTCAATTTTCGATCTATTACGGGTCTCAGGAGCGCACACTATTGGAGCTGCGCATTGTAACACGTTCAACAGCAGGTTTAAGCTTGATCCAAAAGGCAACTTAG